From Daphnia pulicaria isolate SC F1-1A chromosome 4, SC_F0-13Bv2, whole genome shotgun sequence, one genomic window encodes:
- the LOC124337189 gene encoding uncharacterized protein LOC124337189: protein MSWKKDTLVRMVIKLPTCGTLLNMPLQLDFVERLIDNEEEHKKFVLLCERQFNAGVPSHTIYEIKKPDEQSYSKNNSEIDSEMEEFDRRITSLSKLSSDEDIIVQISDDEKESEEKVNSRLNLSTSLSPYSLNESLDEQLHTNSRSASPQTDETRKKKDAKEETKKVIWAS, encoded by the exons ATGAGCTGGAAGAAAGATACTTTAGTTCGTATGGTGATCAAGTTACCCACGTGTGGAACATTGCTAAACATGCCACTTCAGCTGGATTTTGTTGAACGCCTTATCGACAATGAAGAAGAAcataagaaatttgttttgctttgCGAAAGGCAGTTCAATGCTGGTGTTCCTTCTCACACCATTTATGAAATAA AAAAGCCAGATGAACAAAGTTATTCGAAGAATAACTCAGAAATAGATTCTGAAATGGAGGAATTTGATAGGAGAATCACATCGCTCAGTAAACTTTCTTCAGATGAAGACATTATTGTGCAAATAtcagatgatgaaaaagaaagtgaagaAAAAGTGAATTCAAGACTCAATCTGTCCACGTCTTTGTCTCCTTACTCATTAAATGAATCACTTGATGAACAACTTCACACAAATTCTAGGTCTGCATCTCCACAAACAgatgaaacaagaaagaagaaagatgctaaggaagaaacaaagaaagttATCTGGGCAAGCTAA
- the LOC124337188 gene encoding uncharacterized protein LOC124337188 produces the protein MSWKKDTLVRMVIKLPTCGTLLNMPLQLDFVERLIDNEEEHKKFVLLCERQFNAGVPSHTIYEIKKPDEQSYSKNNSEIDSEMEEFDRRITSLSKLSSDEDIIVQISDDEKESEEKVNSRLNLSTSLSPYSLNESLDEQLHTNSRSASPQTDETRKKKDAKEETKKVIWAS, from the exons ATGAGCTGGAAGAAAGATACTTTAGTTCGTATGGTGATCAAGTTACCCACGTGTGGAACATTGCTAAACATGCCACTTCAGCTGGATTTTGTTGAACGCCTTATCGACAATGAAGAAGAAcataagaaatttgttttgctttgCGAAAGGCAGTTCAATGCTGGTGTTCCTTCTCACACCATTTATGAAATAA AAAAGCCAGATGAACAAAGTTATTCGAAGAATAACTCAGAAATAGATTCTGAAATGGAGGAATTTGATAGGAGAATCACATCGCTCAGTAAACTTTCTTCAGATGAAGACATTATTGTGCAAATAtcagatgatgaaaaagaaagtgaagaAAAAGTGAATTCAAGACTCAATCTGTCCACGTCTTTGTCTCCTTACTCATTAAATGAATCACTTGATGAACAACTTCACACAAATTCTAGATCTGCATCTCCACAAACAgatgaaacaagaaagaagaaagatgctaaggaagaaacaaagaaagttATCTGGGCAAGCTAA
- the LOC124337312 gene encoding acyl-CoA-binding protein homolog encodes MSLDEKFNKAAEAIRTMTTAPSDDEMKEIYALYKQSTVGDVNTARPGMLDLKGKAKWDSWEAKKGMSLDAAKEAYVSKTEELVTKYSASSA; translated from the exons ATGTCTCTGGATGAA AAATTCAACAAAGCTGCCGAGGCCATCAGGACCATGACTACCGCTCCCTCAGATGATGAAATGAAGGAGATTTACGCCTTGTACAAGCAGTCCACTGTTGGTGATGTCAATACCG CTCGCCCGGGAATGCTGGACCTGAAAGGAAAAGCTAAATGGGATTCTTGGGAGGCCAAGAAAGGCATGTCCCTTGATGCTGCCAAGGAAGCCTACGTGTCAAAGACGGAAGAGTTGGTGACAAAGTACAGCGCATCCAGCGCTTAA
- the LOC124337246 gene encoding histone H2A has translation MSGRGKGGKVKGKSKTRSSRAGLQFPVGRIHRMLRKGSYAERVGAGAPVYLAAVMEYLAAEVLELAGNAARDNKKTRIIPRHLQLAIRNDEELNKLLSGVTIAQGGVLPNIQAVLLPKKTDKPAKA, from the coding sequence ATGTCTGGCCGTGGCAAAGGAGGCAAAGTCAAGGGAAAGTCAAAGACCCGTTCCAGCAGGGCTGGACTTCAATTCCCCGTCGGTCGTATCCATCGAATGCTCCGCAAGGGCTCGTACGCTGAGCGTGTCGGTGCCGGTGCCCCCGTCTACTTGGCTGCCGTCATGGAGTACTTGGCCGCTGAGGTTCTCGAGTTGGCCGGTAACGCTGCCCGTGACAACAAGAAGACCCGTATCATCCCTCGTCACTTGCAATTGGCCATCCGCAACGACGAAGAGTTGAACAAACTTCTCTCCGGTGTCACCATCGCTCAGGGTGGTGTTTTGCCCAACATCCAGGCCGTTCTCTTGCCCAAGAAGACCGACAAACCCGCCAAGGCTTAA
- the LOC124337719 gene encoding collagen alpha-1(XIII) chain-like, producing the protein MLSSFLFLSSVGLMMLSAGIMAARNEFALLPYPATLIHSGSAAGSDSTRHHLYYSQLLPYYFYSGNRRLAEPMANHYGYQQQRAGSNNYEVDYPSYLYPVDYPAAPIPQYQQQQPPVGLQYQDMMTYTKHAQESTLRKPSSSFGINLFSGLRGPEGPTGPSGRTGNTGPPGPPGPAGPPGPIGLTGPTGAAGAPGTPGGGGGR; encoded by the exons ATGCTATCATCTTTTCTATTTCTGTCATCAGTCGGGCTGATGATGCTGTCGGCCGGAATAATGGCAGCCAGGAACGAATTCGCACTACTGCCGTACCCGGCAACTTTGATTCACTCCGGAAGCGCCGCTGGATCTGATTCCACTCGTCATCATCTCTACTATTCCCAGCTGTTGCCTTATTACTTTTATTCAGGGAATAGGCGACTGGCAGAACCCATGGCCAACCACTACGGGTATCAACAACAGCGAG CTGGATCAAATAATTACGAGGTCGATTACCCGTCGTATTTATATCCCGTTGATTATCCAGCAGCGCCTATTCCTcaataccagcagcagcagccaccagTTGGTCTTCAGTATCAGGATATGATGACTTACACTAAGCACGCACAAGAATCCACGCTGAGGAAACCATCATctt CATTCGGAATAAACCTTTTTTCGGGACTGAGAGGACCAGAAG GTCCAACAGGTCCTTCTGGTCGAACTGGTAACACCGGACCTCCGGGTCCTCCTGGTCCAGCAGGACCACCTGGACCAATTGGACTAACAGGACCAACAGGAGCAGCCGGAGCACCGGGCACTCCTGGAGGCGGAGGAGGCCGTTAA
- the LOC124337255 gene encoding histone H2B.1/H2B.2 — MPPKVSGKAAKKAGKAQKNITKGDKKKKRKRKESYAIYIYKVLKQVHPDTGISSKAMTIMNSFVNDIFERIAGESSRLAHYNKRSTITSREIQTAVRLLLPGELAKHAVSEGTKAVTKYTSTK; from the coding sequence ATGCCTCCAAAAGTAAGTGGAAAAGCTGCGAAGAAAGCGGGGAAAGCTCAGAAAAATATCACAAAGGgcgataaaaagaagaaacgcaaGAGGAAGGAGAGCTACGCCATTTACATCTACAAAGTCTTGAAGCAGGTCCACCCAGACACCGGCATTTCCTCTAAAGCCATGACCATCATGAACAGCTTCGTCAACGACATTTTCGAGCGCATCGCTGGAGAATCGTCCCGTCTTGCCCACTACAACAAGCGTTCGACCATCACTAGCCGGGAAATCCAGACGGCCGTCCGTCTGCTTTTGCCCGGTGAGTTGGCCAAGCACGCCGTGTCTGAAGGCACCAAGGCAGTCACCAAGTACACCAGCACCAAGTAG
- the LOC124337316 gene encoding acyl-CoA-binding domain-containing protein 7-like: MSLDERFNKAAEDIKTLTARPTDDELKEIYALFKQATVGDVNVARPGMMDFKGKAKWDAWESKKGMSSEAAKEAYILKSAELVVKYRK; encoded by the exons ATGTCTCTGGATGAA AGATTTAACAAAGCGGCTGAGGATATTAAGACATTGACTGCCCGGCCGACAGATGACGAACTCAAAGAGATTTATGCCTTGTTCAAGCAAGCCACTGTTGGAGATGTTAACGTCG CTCGACCTGGAATGATGGATTTTAAAGGAAAAGCGAAATGGGACGCCTGGGAATCGAAGAAAGGCATGTCCTCTGAGGCTGCCAAGGAAGCCTACATTTTGAAATCAGCCGAGTTAGTGGTCAAATACAGAAAGTAG
- the LOC124337292 gene encoding histone H4 encodes MTGRGKGGKGLGKGGAKRHRKVLRDNIQGITKPAIRRLARRGGVKRISGLIYEETRGVLKVFLENVIRDAVTYTEHAKRKTVTAMDVVYALKRQGRTLYGFGG; translated from the coding sequence ATGACTGGTCGCGGTAAAGGAGGAAAAGGACTCGGCAAAGGAGGCGCCAAACGTCATCGCAAAGTTTTGCGTGACAACATCCAGGGAATCACCAAGCCGGCCATCCGTCGTCTTGCTCGCCGTGGTGGTGTGAAGCGTATCTCTGGTCTCATCTACGAGGAAACCCGCGGTGTTTTAAAGGTGTTTCTCGAGAACGTGATTCGTGACGCCGTCACCTACACTGAACACGCCAAAAGGAAGACTGTGACGGCCATGGATGTCGTCTACGCACTGAAACGTCAGGGCCGCACTCTGTACGGCTTCGGCggttaa
- the LOC124337155 gene encoding uncharacterized protein LOC124337155 produces the protein MAMYWFTQLSPAGQAAAAAIPEFILGILFCGMIALAWKTAVWMHRSTFRVVFMCRVSDVLRFLFSAENMKNNQENVIRLMILDSSTRLDYDDGQCAICLGPHVKKSRTTCGHVFCLKCLVQWSRVKLECPTCKHPFDAFCKGFQPFDNNFYSLQQLERGNLHHFFIEMLLVVLLPAAIIGWTVYFAAGWIMLKILNYAVSSLTVTQFLAFRTTVNSHGAVPLTGH, from the exons ATGGCCATGTACTGGTTCACTCAACTTTCTCCGGCTGGCcaagcagcagccgcagctaTTCCAg AATTCATTCTAGGAATCCTCTTTTGCGGAATGATTGCGCTGGCATGGAAGACGGCAGTTTGGATGCACCGGTCCACATTCCGAGTTGTCTTCATGTGCCGAGTGTCGGACGTCTTGCGATTCCTCTTCTCAGCCGAAAATATGAAGAACAATCAAGAAAATGTCATCCGACTGATGATTCTCGACAGTTCAACTCGACTCGATTACGACGACGGCCAGTGCGCCATTTGCCTCGGCCCTCACGTCAAGAAATCGCGGACCACTTGCGGTCACGTTTTCTGTTTGAAATGTCTCGTCCAATGGTCCCGGGTCAAATTGGAATGCCCGACCTGCAAGCACCCGTTCGACGCCTTTTGCAAAGGATTCCAACCGTTCGACAATAATTTTTACTCATTGCAGCAATTGGAACGCGGGAATCtccatcattttttcatcgaGATGTTGCTGGTTGTTCTGTTGCCGGCCGCCATCATCGGATGGACCGTCTACTTCGCCGCGGGATGGATCATGTTGAAAATTCTGAATTACGCCGTGTCGTCCCTAACGGTCACGCAGTTTCTGGCGTTCAGGACGACAGTCAATTCGCACGGGGCAGTCCCGCTGACCGGTCATTAA
- the LOC124337718 gene encoding uncharacterized protein LOC124337718, which translates to MTRHQFCSLGFCFLFLLLSTNYSVGAELPLEEQLRELRENYKFVQFKEAMEVKVSRLEKEDARLKALLELKDRQQEILAEKVSRLELRNERETSRQLAGRSAILRTCREIRAADPSTSSGMYWIDPDGQGVGDDPIYVHCDMASESTSIPHDSESPMDVGHCADPGCYSRAVNYNASSRQMSALAELSAECHQSIKYDCNFAPLVFNDISYAWWNDKNGNSKFFWTGGNTDVHLCQCGLDGNCVDPSVQCNCDSMAPVPLVDDGTITDKNVLPITRLNFGRTQLETSSGVHTLGRFECTGQVAVSGMPSSCQDLWRMGHTLSGLYSVVGTSMVESVYCDFTKLPSDSGFQTWIGFEDVKSSPTYFYVQIFNSYFNESNVPITFDTGRLNVGGAMDLQTGKFTAPRKGKYFFSASGNGLIPPSSARFFGDIHIMLNGNRIGSSISDDTGTALENEPFSLQSTLNLQPGDQVWWQIGSMTPGFSIRPNGFNHFTGFLVEEEISDSLKTFDQFIQSN; encoded by the exons ATGACTCGTCATCAATTCTGCTCGCtcggtttttgttttctatttttgctaTTGTCGACCAATTATTCGGTCGGAGCTGAACTTCCGTTGGAAGAACAATTACGGGAACTCAGGGAAAATTAC AAATTTGTGCAATTTAAGGAAGCCATGGAGGTGAAAGTTTCCCGGCTGGAAAAGGAAGACGCTCGATTAAAGGCGCTGCTTGAGCTGAAGGATCGGCAACAGGAAATTCTGGCCGAAAAAGTAAGTCGACTGGAATTGCGAAACGAACGGGAAACAAGCCGCCAATTAGCGGGAAGGAGCGCCATACTCAGAACTTGTCGGGAAATTAGGGCGGCTGATCCTTCCACTAGTTCCGGCATGTACTGGATCGATCCTGACGGCCAAGGAGTTGGCGATGACCCGATTTACGTCCACTGCGACATGGCATCAG AATCAACATCTATTCCGCACGACAGTGAGTCGCCGATGGACGTGGGACACTGCGCTGATCCTGGATGTTATTCCAGGGCAGTCAATTACAATGCCAGCAGCCGACAGATGTCGGCATTGGCCGAGCTTTCCGCCGAATGCCACCAGTCAATAAAA TACGATTGTAATTTCGCGCCGTTGGTGTTCAATGATATATCCTACGCCTGGTGGAAcgacaaaaatggaaattccAAATTTTTCTGGACGGGTGGCAACACAGACGTTCATCTTTGCCAATGCGGATTGGATGGAAATTGTGTCGATCCTTCCGTCCAATGCAACTGCGACTCAATGGCTCCAGTGCCATTAGTTGACGATG GTACCATCACGGACAAAAATGTTCTTCCCATCACTCGACTGAACTTTGGTCGAACGCAATTGGAAACTTCGTCCGGTGTCCATACACTGGGCCGATTCGAATGTACCGGACAAGTGGCCGTCAGTGGAATGCCAAGTTCATGTCAAGATCTATGGCGGATGGGACACACCTTGAGCGGATTATATTCCGTCGTGGGAACATCAATGGTCGAAAGTGTTTACTGTGACTTTACCAAGTTACCTAGCGACTCTG GTTTCCAGACTTGGATCGGGTTTGAAGATGTCAAATCATCGCCCACTTACTTTTACGTTCAGATATTTAACTCATATTTTAATGAATCAAATGTTCCTATAACATTTGACACTGGACGACTAAACGTGGGAGGAGCCATGGATTTACAAACGGGAAAATTCACGGCGCCACGAAAgggcaaatattttttctcggcATCCGGAAATGGATTGATTCCGCCATCTTCAGCTAGATTTTTTGGTGACATTCATATCATGCTGAACGGCAATCGAATCGGAAGTAGTATTTCTGATGACACTGGGACTGCTCTCGAAAACGAACCATTCTCCCTGCAATCAACACTAAATTTGCAACCGGGTGACCAAGTCTGGTGGCAAATAGGATCCATGACGCCAGGATTTTCTATACGTCCCAATGGTTTTAATCATTTCACCGGTTTTCttgtggaagaagaaatttccgattcactcaaaacatttgatcaattcattcaatcaaattaa
- the LOC124337230 gene encoding uncharacterized protein LOC124337230, producing MFPTKVSFQPKSVDSGHSHIEGAAKTLQKPGIPGVDPAMLTVQCFPFYSVLLAVGRTQIDFFSLDVEGHELKILKTIPWHKVDIKSLTVEWDNIPEGQEALTGFMEESGFIKMGAIKWTRDIIFIPKFNQ from the exons ATGTTTCCTACCAAA GTGAGTTTCCAGCCCAAGAGTGTCGATTCTGGCCACAGTCACATTGAAGGTGCGGCCAAAACTCTGCAGAAGCCTGGAATCCCCGGCGTCGATCCTGCCATGTTAACCGTCCAGTGTTTCCCGTTCTATTCGGTCCTGCTGGCCGTTGGGCGAACTCAAATCGATTTCTTCAGTCTCGACGTCGAAGGACACGAACTGAAAATCCTCAAAACAATTCCCTGGCACAAAGTTGACATTAAG TCATTGACAgtggaatgggataacatcCCCGAGGGCCAGGAGGCCTTGACCGGTTTCATGGAGGAAAGTGGCTTCATCAAGATGGGCGCAATCAAATGGACCAGAGACATCATCTTCATTCCAAAATTTAATCAGTAA
- the LOC124337721 gene encoding three-prime repair exonuclease 1-like, translating to MCVDPSKEIHPMAATKSKLDNLNLSHQSPFDEDVANTVLSFLNRLKKPMCMIAHYGFKFDFPILKSEIANVGMDFSEDVFCADSLPVFRTCQRLAPGVPYSYTLENVYKRIYNNQPELMHEAEADVKMLFWAAAATPRPFLNAVANTAVPIATINKCW from the exons ATGTGTGTTGACCCATCCAAAGAAATCCATCCCATGGCTGCCACGAAATCCAAGCTGGATAATCTTAATCTCAGTCATCAGAGTCCTTTTGACGAAGATGTTGCTAATACTGTCTTGAGTTTTCTGAATCGACTGAAAAAGCCAATGTGCATGATTGCTCATTACGGATTCAAATTTGACTTCCCAATTCTCAAATCGGAGATTGCCAATGTTGGAATG GATTTTTCTGAAGATGTCTTCTGCGCGGATTCTCTTCCAGTTTTCCGAACTTGCCAAAGACTCGCTCCAGGTGTCCCGTATTCTTATACTTTGGAGAACGTTTACAAACGGATTTATAACAATCAACCCGAATTAATGCACGAGGCCGAGGCTGATGTAAAAATGCTGTTTTGGGCGGCTGCCGCGACTCCGAGACCGTTTTTAAATGCAGTGGCCAATACTGCTGTTCCAATCGCCACCATAAACAAGTGTTGGTGA